CGGGAACCGAATCGCTGAACTCGTCGAGACGATCGACTACCAGTCCCTTACCTTCGAGGTCTGCCTGGGCGATCGCAAACGACTTTCCACGAAGGGCATCCCGGTCGATTTTCACCTCAACTGGAGCTTCGGTAGTGGGCTCGGTTGTTTCTGAGGGTGTGGGCGATTCTGATGCAGTCGTGGGTGGTGGCGTGGGGCTTGCTGACGTATTTGGCGAACTCGACGCCGTGGAAGACGGTGCGCCACCGAAAATACCTTGACTTTGCAGAATCAAGGCGCCAACAGCAAAGACAAGAAGGATGATCAACCCCACCATGGGCCAGGTCCACGGACTGCGGCCCTTCTTGGCAGGCTCCTCCGAAACCAGCTCGTCGTCGGACAATAGCGCCTGCTGCTCGCTCTCGGATTGCCAGGCACGCTCTGCTCCGAGAATCTCCGCGCGGGTTGGTGAGGCACGCGTGGGCTGCACGTCGTCCATGACAGTTGGCAGCGCCGTGGTTGTGGGCTCAGCCGTACTTCCCACAACTGATGTCGGGGCGGTTGAATTGATGTCCACAGGTGCAGTGATGGGACCGGTGATTGATTCGAAAAGAAGCATCCCCGGGACAGCGCCATGAGCAGCCTTGACATCACCACGCCGGATTGCTTCAGCTGCCTCAGCCAACTTCAACGCATTTGCCGGCCGGTTGGCAGGATCCTTGGCAAGCATGGACATCAACAATGCCCGAACCGGGGTTGGCAGGGTGTCTGGCAGCGGCGGTGGTGCATCGTTGACCTGAGCCAAAGCAATCGCAATTTGAGATTCGCCGGAGAATGGGCGGTGACCGGTGATGCACTCGTAACCTATAACGCCAAGAGAATATATATCACTAGAGCCCGTTGCGATCTGACCTGTTGCCTGTTCCGGTGCCAGATACTGGGCTGTACCCATGACCTGTCCGGTCTGGGTCAACGGCACCTGGTCCGCAAGGCGGGCAATGCCGAAGTCGGTTATCTTAACCTTTCCTCCAGGCATGATGAGCAGGTTACCGGGCTTCACGTCTCGGTGGACTAGACCCTGCGCGTGCGCCACAGCCAATGCTCGCGCGGTCTGGGCGATCATTGAGAGCGTCCAATCGGCAGAAAGTACGTGCTCACGTTCAATCAGGGCTGAAAGTGGTTCGCCAGGAACCAGTTCCATCACCAAGTAGGCAGAGCCGTCCTCCTCGCCGTAGTCAAAGACGTTGGCAATACTCTCGTGGTTGAGCAAGGCCGTGTGTTTTGCTTCCGCCCGGAACCTGGCCCGAAAGCCGGGATCACCGGTGTATTCGTCTTTGAGAATTTTGATGGCAACAATCCGGCCCAGAACCAAGTCCTGTGCCCTCCACACCTCACCCATACCGCCGATGGCAATGCGTGATGTGAGTTGGAACCTGCCGCCTAAGGTGATACCAGAATTAGGCCTCACTTTTTCAACACCGCCTTGAAGAGTTTACTTGCATTGGGACTTGTCAGTTCGGCTCCGGTGGCCACGTCAACATTGGGCATAACGATGCTGACCACCACTTCCGGGTCATTCGCCGGCGCGAAGCCGGTAAACCATGAGTTATTCAATCCATCCCCAAGCTCTGAGGTTCCTGTTTTTCCTGCTACCTGAACACCCGGTACAGCTGCTGCCGACGCGATGCCGTTATCAACCACACTGACCATCCAATCAGTAATTTGAGCTGCTACTTCGGGTGTTGTTGACTGGCGGAGGACCTCAGGAGTGAGGCTTGATACTGTCTTGAGATCGGGGGTACGGACGGCTTTTACTAGATTTGGTGTCATTTGTTGGCCCTTATTGGCAATAGCAGCTGTCATCATGGCCACCTGCAACGGTGATGCCAGCACATCAAGCTGGCCGATGGCACTTTGAGCCAGTTGTGCAGGCTCCAATACCCCCTCCCGGCCGGGGAAGCGGCTGGTGACCACAGAGTCAGGGAACTTCAACGAGTTGTCATTGAAACCGAACTTCGTTGCCTCCGCGGTAATAGCATCCTGACCCAGATCCAAGGCGATACTGGCGAAGGGGGTATTGCAGGAGTTTTCCAGTGCGAATTTGAACGTTGCTTTATCCTGCGTGTAGCACTGCCCGTTGGCATAATTTGGGAGCTCATAGCCAATACCAGGAAAAGCTAGATTGGCAGGGTTGGGCAGAACACTGTCCTTATTGTATTTCCCGGATTCAAGAGCGGCTGCGGTGTCAATGATCTTAAAAACAGAGCCCGGCGAGTACAGCTGCGTGTAAGCCGATGACCCATTCAGGTGGACACCAGGTGTTTTGACGATCTGCGCCATGGAAGCGTTGAAAACTGTCTTGTCGTGGGTAGCCAGTAAGTTGGTGTCATAGGAAGGCTTGGCAACCATTGCAATAATGGCACCGGTTTTCGGATTCATCACGACTATGGATCCGCCTATATTATCCGGAATCATGTCGTAGGCAAGCTGCTGAATAGTTGAGTCGATGGTGAGTTCCACCGAACGGCCCCGCGGCTGCTCTCCTGTGAACGCTTGAGAGATGCGATCGAACAGGGCGTCATCCGAGTTCCCGGTGAGCTCCTCGCGAAGAGTTGATTCCAAACCGTATTGTCCACCAAATTTGCTGAAGAAGCCGGTTAGACCTGAGTAGAGCAGAGGGTCGTTGTACTGACGCTGGAACTTGCAATCAGTGTTGGTGCCAACTGACTCGGCAATGGCCTGCCCATCAACCAGTATAGGTCCACGTTCACTGCAGAAGCTCTTCAACAATTGCCGCTTGTTGTTGGGGTTGGCGTTGAGGGAATCAACCGCAAAGAACTGCACGTAGGAGATGGAACCAAAGAGCAGTGCGAACAAGGCGATCGCCACTATCCAAGAATTACGGATTGCTTGGTTCACAGGGCTGGCACCTCCTTCTGTTCTTTGCCGATTTGAGGGTTCGGGTCAATTGGGGCAGGTGGCCCGGAGACGTTAAGGGGACGCCGTGCTGCGTCGGAGATCTTTAATATCAAGGCTACGATGATCCAGTTTGCAAGCAGAGAGGATCCACCTGCAGCTAGGAAAGGTGTTGTCAGCCCCGTCAACGGGATTAGTCGGGTGACTCCGCCAATGATCACGAAACACTGGAGAGCCACCGCAAACGACAGTCCTACTGCCAGGAGCTTGCCGAAGGCATCCCTAGTCCCCAGTGCTGCGCGGAAACCGCGCGCTATGAAGAGTGCGTAGAGGCACAGGATTGCGAAGAGGCCCACTAGACCGATCTCTTCTCCAATAACGGCAATAATCATGTCGCTATTGGCTACGGGGAGTTCTTCGGGTGATCCCTGGCCAAGTCCTGTACCGATGAGACCACCGTTCGCTAGGCCAAAGAGGCCCTCCACAACTTGAAAGCTGCCGAAAGGGGCGCCGATATAGGCGGGATCAAAGGCATTCACCCACACGTCGATACGCCGGGCAACGTGCGGAAAAATTTGGTAGGCAGCTACTCCACCAACCGCCATTAGCGCCAACCCAATCAGGATCCAGCTGATTCGGCTGGTGGCAACGTAGATCATGACCATGAACAAACCAAAGAACAAAATGGAGGATCCAAGATCGCGTTGGAACACCAATACTCCAACGCTGGCTAGCCATGCCACTATCATCGGTGCCAGATCCCTGGCTCGCGGTAGTTGCAGCGGGCCGATCTTTTTTCCTGCAAGTAAGATCAAGTCGCGGTTCGATGATAGATACCCTGCAAAGAATATTGCCAGCGTGATCTTTGCTATTTCTCCGGGCTGGAAGGTAAACGGCCCTAGGGAGATCCAAACCGTCGCGCCGTTGATAGTACCGGCGCCAATAAATGGAAGCAGCGGCAAGATCAGCAAGATAACGGAGACGAGAAGAGAAATATAGGTGTATCGTCGCAAAATGCGGTGATCTCGCAGGAACCAAATGACGGCGACGGCGGTAATCACAGCAAAGCTGGTCCAGACCCATTGGCGTGGAGCAGCGCTGTCACCGAAGGTTATGTCCAGTCGGTGAATGACGGCCAAGCCGATTCCGTTGAGGGCTACCACAACAGGTAATATCACCGGATCGGCATATTTTGCTTTAAGGCGCAGGACTACGTGAAAACCGATGGAGAGCCCGGCCAAGATGGCCAGCTGCATGTAAAAATCATTGTCAAATGTGCGCCCCAAATTCAGGTTCACCAGAGCGTTTGCCATGGCTGACATGCCAAGGGCAAGCAGTAGCAGGAGCAGCTCAGTGTTGCGGCGTGGCTTTGCCACGGTTAACAATTGGCTCATTTTTTGCCCCCAGGGATGCACGTAGGCTGTGCGGTGGGTGTCGCTTTACCGCTAGCGGGGCCTGAGGTTGAACTGCCGGAAGTTGAACTACTAGAAGACGGTGTTGGTATTACTGAAGGGGTTGCCTTCGCCGTGGCGCTGGAATTTCCTGTGGGCGTGGGGCTGGCGGTGGGTTTGATCACGAGGTCACATGGAGGCAAACTGCTGCCAGTACCCAACTGCAAGTCGCTGATGATCGCTTCCGCGTCACTGAGCGTGGATGCCGGTAAAGTCTTGGCGACAAGTTGTTGAGAATAGTCAGGCAGAGAACTAACTTCAACGCCAGTTTCTCTGTACACATGCGAAAGGGAAATTGGCCCCAAAGATTGAGAGACTCCCTTATAAATCGCCACATTTCCCTGAGAAACCCCGACAAAGAACTGTGTCTGGGTCCAGGTATAGGCAGCCCAGGAACCCGCCACGATCACGATAGCTACTAGGGAGCCTACGATGGCCAGTACCCAAGGACGTTGGCGTAGGCGCGGCAAAGATACTTCATCGTCTTCTTGAAGACTAGGTTTGGTACTACTTGGTTTGTGGGTTAAAACAGTAGCGGCACGGCGAACCGTAGAGGGTTTGGCCAGCTGGGGAATCTTGCCTTCGGCATTGGCTGTCAGTGCAGCACCAACAAGTTCATGGGGGCGTGAAGACAGCTCCTGTTGAATCACGGACTCACGAATGTGTGAGTCAAGAGCTTCGGAGTCGTCTGTAAATTCGTCATCACCGACAGAAGCGCTGTCTTGGTCATCACGATTGGGAGCATCGGCTTCAGCGGCACCTGCAACCGCCTGATCCTCCCCCGACGGTGAGCCGTTGGCGAGATCTTCGGCAAGTAATGGTGGAAGGTCTGGCTCGTCAGAGACAGGTGGTGTTGCGCTAATAGTGTCAAGGGTGGCAGTAGCTGTATCATCCGGGACTGCTTCAGTGATGTCGAAAACAACAACCGTGACGTTATCGGGTGAACCTGCGGCTAGCGTTAAATCTACGAGCGTATCTGCAGCCACAGCGAGGGACTTCGTGTGCCGGATTACCTCTTCGATCATTTCGTGCCGGACGAAGTTCAAGCCGTCAGAGCACAGCAGCCAACGCTCACCAATGGCGGCATCGAAGTACTTTAAATCTAGCTCCGGCGATGCGTCTACGTCGCCAAGTACACGCATCAGGACGTTTTTGTGGGGGTGAACCTCAGCCTCTGCCTCGGTCATACGCCCGTCGTCAATCATTCGCTGGACAAATGTGTGGTCCGTGCTCATCTGCTCAAAGACGCCGTCTTTGAGTCGATACGCTCGGGAATCACCGATATGTGCAAACGCCAAACGCTGGCCGGAGAGCAACAGTGCTGTCACCGTCGTACCCATGCCAGCCAGTTTTGGATTAACGTGCACAAGTTCAGAGAGCAGCGAATTTGCGCTCTGGATTTCATCCGCGAGGTGGGCACCGGCGTGGTCGTCGTGTTTATTGTGGTCAAGATGGATGAGATCCAGAACAGTTGAGGCGCTGGCAACGTCCCCCCCAGCATGACCACCCATACCGTCGGCAACAACGGCCAGATACCGCCCGGCGTATGCGGAGTCATCATTTTTGGCTCTCACCATACCCACATGCGATCTAGCGGCGTAGCTCAGCACTAGAGGTGTATGTGCCATGATTACGGCCTCAATTCGATGACCGTTTTGCCGATCCGCACAGGAACCCCAAGCTCCACAGGGAGGGCCCGCGTCAAAGCAGCATCCCCGAGGAATGTTCCGTTAGTGGAGCCCAAATCTTCAATAAACCAGCGGGTGCCCTGAGGGAATAGGCGAGCATGACGGCCGGATGCGTAATCGTCCTCAAGGACAAGAGTCGCTTCCTGTGCCCGTCCCAACAAGATGGGGGTACCTGCAAGCTCCAAGGTCGTGCCCGCCAACGGGCCTTCCGTTACAACGAGTTGACGTGCCTGCACTTTCGCCGGCGGGGTTTCATCAACCAACTCAGGGTGTTTGCGTGCCTGGCGGGCGGTTGGAGCGCCAACTTTGGCCTTGCGTCCTATGACGAGGTCGCGACGCATGGCCGCGACAACGCTGAAAACCATGATCCACATCAGGACCAGGAAACCGAAGCGCAAAATCGTAACTACAAGACTGAGATCATTCATCGCCTGCCACCGCCGCGCAAAGGCAAAATGCGGAATGTGATCTGGGTACGACCCATGGTGATGCTTGATCCGTCGTGCAGCGAAGCGGTGCCATGAACCCGGTGGCCGTCTACGTAGCTGCCGTTCGTTGAACCAAGATCAACTGCTGTGCTGGCACCATTTTCCGTACGTACTTCTAAGTGCTTGCGTGAGACACCAGTGTCATCGATCAAAATGTCGGCTTCTGAAGAGCGCCCCAAGATAATGGATGGTGCGTTTAAGGAATAGCGCTGGCCATCTATGTCCAGCACTGGCTGGCCGGTTCCGGCTGGAGTATTTGCGGCCGACGGCGCGGGCTGGCGTTTGTACACTGGTGAAGGTAAAGCGGGAGGTGCTTGTGCGTCGGCACTCATAGCTGGACGCCCAGGCGGACGTGATGGGGCCAGCGGCGATGAGGCTTGGCCCGGTGGACCGGCTTCTTTCTCGGTGGCAGAAAGCACCTCAAACGCGCCAGGACGTAGCTCGTCTTCGTGATTGAAGGCAACCCGCACGGGCCCCTGCAAAACATATCCTTGACTGCGGGAGTGGTTGATGACTACATCACACAACTCTTCAGCCAAGGTCACACCCCATGAGCGGGCGCGTTCGAAGTCTGCGTCGCCTAATTCAATGTTAAAAACGTTGGGAGCCAATGTCCGTCCGGCATCCAAGGTCATAGCCTTGTCGTCAAGTTCCCTGCGAAGGGCGTTGGCCATCTCCACAGGTTGTAAGGTTTTTGAGCCGAGGGAGAATGCGCCGCGAACTGCCTTTTCAATGCCCTTTTCAACGTTGTCAAACAATCCCATATGCTCTCCTCTCCTTGAGTTTCACCGCTGCTTGTTGCTTATTACTTGTGCAAGTCTGCAACGATAGCGGTTTTGCCCGCCGCCCGTTGGAGGGCGCCGACTGTCAGTTGACCGGGCCTCGGACAACTCTGTTCAAAGACGATACTACTGCCGGAGTCCTTGAATATACCTATTAGTTTGCTTGGATGTGGCAAATTTCCTACCCAGGTAGGGGACGGCCCGGAACAATAAGCAGTTGACCAGATCCGCAACAAATCACGGCCCTATGGACTAAACCAGTGCTGACGATGGAAGCATATACCGTGTTGAGTGAGCCTCGTTTAGGTAAATCAGCAAAGTGTCCTATATGCTTGATTTCGCTGTTCCACTGAATGTTGAAGAATATCTTGACAGGAAAGTGAAGCGGCTGATCCAAAAACGCGCGAGTGGCGGAACGGCAGACGCGCTGGCTTCAGGTGCCAGTGTCCGAAAGGGCGTGGGGGTTCAAATCCCCCCTCGCGCACGTTTAGTTAGGAAAGAGATCCCCGGTAGAACCAATGGTTCTACCGGGGATCTTTTTGTTTTTTTGGGACTCACACTACACAGATCTTTTGGACATAGGGGTCATCGAGGCTCTCCTTGCGGTTCAGAGTGGCCGGTGAATGATGCGCTAGTCAACACCAGCAGCCATGTTGCGTAAGAAAGCCTGGGTGTTGGATTGGAGCATGACGATCCGTTCTTGGCGTGCAGCCTGAACATCAAACCCCACGTACGCCGGTGGCGCTGGCCTTCGTACGTTGGCGGAGCACTCAAATTTGGCGCACATCAGTGTCGCCACGGTGTCGCCATTTCGTCCGGCTAACCCTCCCCTCTTGGCGTTAAAGAAGACAACGTCGTTAGGTAGAGTCACGTCCTCGCACCATGCGCACTGAGCACGACTACTGAGCCGGCCTTCAATATGACGAAGAATCAGCCCGGTCGGATTCCCATCTACCCAAGCAATTAAGTAGCCGAGCCTGGGGTACTTGCGATCTCGCCAGCCCAAAAAATCGAGGTTCTTCCAGTCAAGGGAGCTGAAGCTCTCCGGCAGGTTGAGGTTTTTGCGCTCCCTGACGGAGGCGTTTATAAGGGAAGTGCGAATTTGTTCTTCTGTAAAAGGAAGCATGAAGTTGTTGCCTAATCTGTTCTGCCGGACCATTGAGTCGTGCGGAAAGGGGTCCGAACCCGATGAATGGGTTCCCGGGAAATGGTGCGCTTGCCTGCACCAGAATGGTGTGGCAGGAGCACTCAATGCGCGGAAGGTCAATCGTTGGTGGAGAACAGGGCTATCTAGTGCCGGCGAAGTCAACGCCGACGACCCCCAGACACCCGCAGGGCGCAGGAAATTTCATATAAGAGAACACGCTGGAAAGTATACGCCCAGCCTCGACTGGTTCTCCGCTCTTTGGCCTTGCAGTATATGAGGGCTATAAAGCCTCCATGTAACTATCTCGGTATCTCCGGTGATCTCGTAGATCTGAACAACCGTAGGGATGCGTTGGGCTGCTGCCATGGCAGCAGCCTGAGTTCACCCACGCCCCCCTTGGAAAAAGACTGTGGAGGGCAGGCTTCGTGGATTTGCGTGTGGGTGTTTTTGTGTGTATTGTTTTTCGAGTTGCCCTGCTTGTTGGGGGAATGGTTTACCTGGGTTTGGGACTGGTTTTGTTGGTTCTTTTCCTGTGTTTTGGTGGTGTGGTCTGCTGGTTGAGGGATTTGCATTGTTGAGGCTTTATGGGTAAGATTGAAAAGTTGCCTCGGCGCTGATCATCGTGAATAAGTTGTTTTGTTTGTGGTGTGTTGGCTGGGTGTGGTTGTTGTTTGAGAACTCAATAGTGTGCCAAGTTTTATTGATACCAATTTATTTATATTGAATTGGTTATTTGACTGTTTGTTGCCGCCCCTGTGGTGATGAATGGTTGTTTAGCTGGTTTCGAATTTAGTGCATGCATTCATGACCTTTTTCCGGTGTGTTTGTGTGTGTCTGTTTAGTTATTAACGGAGAGTTTGATCCTGGCTCAGGATGAACGCTGGCGGCGTGCTTAACACATGCAAGTCGAACGATGAACCTCACTTGTGGGGGGATTAGTGGCGAACGGGTGAGTAACACGTGAGTAACCTGCCCTTAACTCTGGGATAAGCCTTGGAAACGGGGTCTAATACTGGATATTGACTTTACCTCGCATGGGGTTTGGTTGAAAGATTTATTGGTTTTGGATGGACTCGCGGCCTATCAGCTTGTTGGTGAGGTAATGGCTCACCAAGGCGACGACGGGTAGCCGGCCTGAGAGGGTGACCGGCCACACTGGGACTGAGACACGGCCCAGACTCCTACGGGAGGCAGCAGTGGGGAATATTGCACAATGGGCGAAAGCCTGATGCAGCGACGCCGCGTGAGGGATGACGGCCTTCGGGTTGTAAACCTCTTTCAGTAGGGAACAAGGCCAGTGTTTAGCTGGTTGAGGGTACTTGCAGAAGAAGCGCCGGCTAACTACGTGCCAGCAGCCGCGGTAATACGTAGGGCGCAAGCGTTATCCGGAATTATTGGGCGTAAAGAGCTCGTAGGCGGTTTGTCGCGTCTGCCGTGAAAGTCCGGGGCTCAACCCCGGATCTGCGGTGGGTACGGGCAGACTAGAGTGATGTAGGGGAGACTGGAATTCCTGGTGTAGCGGTGAAATGCGCAGATATCAGGAGGAACACCGATGGCGAAGGCAGGTCTCTGGGCATTAACTGACGCTGAGGAGCGAAAGCATGGGGAGCGAACAGGATTAGATACCCTGGTAGTCCATGCCGTAAACGTTGGGCACTAGGTGTGGGGGACATTCCACGTTTTCCGCGCCGTAGCTAACGCATTAAGTGCCCCGCCTGGGGAGTACGGCCGCAAGGCTAAAACTCAAAGGAATTGACGGGGGCCCGCACAAGCGGCGGAGCATGCGGATTAATTCGATGCAACGCGAAGAACCTTACCAAGGCTTGACATGAACTGGAAACACTTGGAAACAAGTGCCCCGCTTGCGGTCGGTTTACAGGTGGTGCATGGTTGTCGTCAGCTCGTGTCGTGAGATGTTGGGTTAAGTCCCGCAACGAGCGCAACCCTCGTTCTATGTTGCCAGCACGTAGTGGTGGGGACTCATAGGAGACTGCCGGGGTCAACTCGGAGGAAGGTGAGGACGACGTCAAATCATCATGCCCCTTATGTCTTGGGCTTCACGCATGCTACAATGGCCGGTACAATGGGTTGCGATACTGTGAGGTGGAGCTAATCCCAAAAAGCCGGTCTCAGTTCGGATTGGGGTCTGCAACTCGACCCCATGAAGTCGGAGTCGCTAGTAATCGCAGATCAGCAACGCTGCGGTGAATACGTTCCCGGGCCTTGTACACACCGCCCGTCAAGTCACGAAAGTTGGTAACACCCGAAGCCGGTGGCCTAACCCCCTTGTGGGGAGGGAGCTGTCGAAGGTGGGACTGGCGATTGGGACTAAGTCGTAACAAGGTAGCCGTACCGGAAGGTGCGGCTGGATCACCTCCTTTCTAAGGAGCACCGAGTATCACGGTATGGCCCGCATGGGTTGTGTTGGTGGTAGGAGGAGTAAAGACTCATTGCCAGGACGTCTGTTTCTGGGTGAGTTGCTCAAGGGTGGAATATCAATAAGATAGCTGATGATGAGTATCGCGGCCTTGGTTTGAGTACCGCATCCTTTGGTGGGTGTGAGGAAAGAGCTGTTAGGGGTTGTTGGTAGTTGTTGTTGTGTTTGGCACACTGTTGGGTCCTGGAATAACAAGGACCGCTGATTATCGTGTTTCCTGTGGGTGAGTGCCTGTTTGTTGGGTGTTTACCTGTTGGGGGGTGTGGTGTTGGTGGTTGTGTTGTGCCTGGTTTCCCGCACATGACTTCTCTGGCCTGTTCGGTGACACACTTTTGTGTGTTGCTGTGGTTGGTGGGGTGTGTGGTGGGGTTGTTGTTTGAGAACTACATAGTGAACGCGAGCATCTTTATAAAGAAGCAATTTCTTTGAGATAATTGAACCTGGATCTGATGTCACGACCCTTTTGGGGTGGTGGTGTTGGTTTTCATGGTTCTCTCGATAAGTAAGAGTGACCAGAGTGTGTGGTCAAGTTTTTAAGGGCGCACGGTGGATGCCTTGGCATTAGGAGCCGAAGAAGGACGTAGGAATCTGCGATAAGCCTCGGGGAGTTGATAACCAAACTTTGATCCGAGGGTGTCCGAATGGGGGAACCCCGCTACCCGTTGCAAGACGAGGTAGTGACCTGCATCTGAATATATAGGATGTGTGGAGGGAACGTGGGGAAGTGAAACATCTCAGTACCCACAGGAAGAGAAAACAAAAGTGATTCCGTTAGTAGTGGCGAGCGAAAGCGGAACAGGCTAAACCGTGTCATGTGTGATAGCCGGCGGGCGTTGCATGGTGCGGGGTTGTGGGACTTACCGATCTGGATCTGCCGGTTCAGGAA
This genomic window from Arthrobacter sp. TMP15 contains:
- a CDS encoding protein kinase, producing MRPNSGITLGGRFQLTSRIAIGGMGEVWRAQDLVLGRIVAIKILKDEYTGDPGFRARFRAEAKHTALLNHESIANVFDYGEEDGSAYLVMELVPGEPLSALIEREHVLSADWTLSMIAQTARALAVAHAQGLVHRDVKPGNLLIMPGGKVKITDFGIARLADQVPLTQTGQVMGTAQYLAPEQATGQIATGSSDIYSLGVIGYECITGHRPFSGESQIAIALAQVNDAPPPLPDTLPTPVRALLMSMLAKDPANRPANALKLAEAAEAIRRGDVKAAHGAVPGMLLFESITGPITAPVDINSTAPTSVVGSTAEPTTTALPTVMDDVQPTRASPTRAEILGAERAWQSESEQQALLSDDELVSEEPAKKGRSPWTWPMVGLIILLVFAVGALILQSQGIFGGAPSSTASSSPNTSASPTPPPTTASESPTPSETTEPTTEAPVEVKIDRDALRGKSFAIAQADLEGKGLVVDRLDEFSDSVPEGLVIDVSPISGLYAGDAVQVTVSKGKESPATTPVPSSVGKQGNAYDQALVAAGFIPARVEEPSSTVAKGVVIRTDPTAGTPAEPGSVVTYYVSTGPQSDSKPSKSPDVPAPPAPPAAEAP
- a CDS encoding penicillin-binding transpeptidase domain-containing protein, with the protein product MNQAIRNSWIVAIALFALLFGSISYVQFFAVDSLNANPNNKRQLLKSFCSERGPILVDGQAIAESVGTNTDCKFQRQYNDPLLYSGLTGFFSKFGGQYGLESTLREELTGNSDDALFDRISQAFTGEQPRGRSVELTIDSTIQQLAYDMIPDNIGGSIVVMNPKTGAIIAMVAKPSYDTNLLATHDKTVFNASMAQIVKTPGVHLNGSSAYTQLYSPGSVFKIIDTAAALESGKYNKDSVLPNPANLAFPGIGYELPNYANGQCYTQDKATFKFALENSCNTPFASIALDLGQDAITAEATKFGFNDNSLKFPDSVVTSRFPGREGVLEPAQLAQSAIGQLDVLASPLQVAMMTAAIANKGQQMTPNLVKAVRTPDLKTVSSLTPEVLRQSTTPEVAAQITDWMVSVVDNGIASAAAVPGVQVAGKTGTSELGDGLNNSWFTGFAPANDPEVVVSIVMPNVDVATGAELTSPNASKLFKAVLKK
- a CDS encoding FtsW/RodA/SpoVE family cell cycle protein, giving the protein MSQLLTVAKPRRNTELLLLLLALGMSAMANALVNLNLGRTFDNDFYMQLAILAGLSIGFHVVLRLKAKYADPVILPVVVALNGIGLAVIHRLDITFGDSAAPRQWVWTSFAVITAVAVIWFLRDHRILRRYTYISLLVSVILLILPLLPFIGAGTINGATVWISLGPFTFQPGEIAKITLAIFFAGYLSSNRDLILLAGKKIGPLQLPRARDLAPMIVAWLASVGVLVFQRDLGSSILFFGLFMVMIYVATSRISWILIGLALMAVGGVAAYQIFPHVARRIDVWVNAFDPAYIGAPFGSFQVVEGLFGLANGGLIGTGLGQGSPEELPVANSDMIIAVIGEEIGLVGLFAILCLYALFIARGFRAALGTRDAFGKLLAVGLSFAVALQCFVIIGGVTRLIPLTGLTTPFLAAGGSSLLANWIIVALILKISDAARRPLNVSGPPAPIDPNPQIGKEQKEVPAL
- a CDS encoding PP2C family serine/threonine-protein phosphatase encodes the protein MAHTPLVLSYAARSHVGMVRAKNDDSAYAGRYLAVVADGMGGHAGGDVASASTVLDLIHLDHNKHDDHAGAHLADEIQSANSLLSELVHVNPKLAGMGTTVTALLLSGQRLAFAHIGDSRAYRLKDGVFEQMSTDHTFVQRMIDDGRMTEAEAEVHPHKNVLMRVLGDVDASPELDLKYFDAAIGERWLLCSDGLNFVRHEMIEEVIRHTKSLAVAADTLVDLTLAAGSPDNVTVVVFDITEAVPDDTATATLDTISATPPVSDEPDLPPLLAEDLANGSPSGEDQAVAGAAEADAPNRDDQDSASVGDDEFTDDSEALDSHIRESVIQQELSSRPHELVGAALTANAEGKIPQLAKPSTVRRAATVLTHKPSSTKPSLQEDDEVSLPRLRQRPWVLAIVGSLVAIVIVAGSWAAYTWTQTQFFVGVSQGNVAIYKGVSQSLGPISLSHVYRETGVEVSSLPDYSQQLVAKTLPASTLSDAEAIISDLQLGTGSSLPPCDLVIKPTASPTPTGNSSATAKATPSVIPTPSSSSSTSGSSTSGPASGKATPTAQPTCIPGGKK
- a CDS encoding FHA domain-containing protein, with protein sequence MNDLSLVVTILRFGFLVLMWIMVFSVVAAMRRDLVIGRKAKVGAPTARQARKHPELVDETPPAKVQARQLVVTEGPLAGTTLELAGTPILLGRAQEATLVLEDDYASGRHARLFPQGTRWFIEDLGSTNGTFLGDAALTRALPVELGVPVRIGKTVIELRP
- a CDS encoding FhaA domain-containing protein; protein product: MGLFDNVEKGIEKAVRGAFSLGSKTLQPVEMANALRRELDDKAMTLDAGRTLAPNVFNIELGDADFERARSWGVTLAEELCDVVINHSRSQGYVLQGPVRVAFNHEDELRPGAFEVLSATEKEAGPPGQASSPLAPSRPPGRPAMSADAQAPPALPSPVYKRQPAPSAANTPAGTGQPVLDIDGQRYSLNAPSIILGRSSEADILIDDTGVSRKHLEVRTENGASTAVDLGSTNGSYVDGHRVHGTASLHDGSSITMGRTQITFRILPLRGGGRR
- a CDS encoding FBP domain-containing protein, with product MLPFTEEQIRTSLINASVRERKNLNLPESFSSLDWKNLDFLGWRDRKYPRLGYLIAWVDGNPTGLILRHIEGRLSSRAQCAWCEDVTLPNDVVFFNAKRGGLAGRNGDTVATLMCAKFECSANVRRPAPPAYVGFDVQAARQERIVMLQSNTQAFLRNMAAGVD